In a genomic window of Syntrophorhabdaceae bacterium:
- a CDS encoding sigma-54 dependent transcriptional regulator: protein MNPASVLIVEDDTKLRNALKEIMTREGYAVDATESGDIAVSMIKDTVYDLVITDLKLPGIDGMDVLRAVQKLARDTSVIIITAYATVDTAVEAMKEGAEDYIAKPFNLDEIRLIVRKVLDKRALVDDNRFLRNQLKKKYSFGNLVGNSEAMVEVYKTIEKIKDSRATVLILGETGTGKELVARAIHFNSVRSEKPFLPVNCAALAETLLESELFGYTKGAFTGATRDKQGVFEVAHGGTVFLDEIGDISLRLQQILLRVLENGEIQPVGSTQRKKVDVRVVAATNRNLEEMIKAGAFRADLYYRLNVITLDLPSLREKKEDIAMLAGHFLRKYAEENQRPIHGISREALNLFDCYEWPGNVRELENVIERATLLETSEEITAESLPESIRTAPERSFSNPDEDLQTLEEVGRSYIQEILEKTGGNKARASEILGINRTSLWRMIHRLKITQ from the coding sequence TTGAACCCGGCAAGCGTCCTTATTGTGGAAGACGACACGAAGCTCAGGAATGCTCTCAAGGAGATCATGACCCGTGAAGGGTATGCGGTCGATGCAACTGAATCGGGTGATATCGCCGTATCGATGATAAAGGATACGGTCTACGACCTCGTTATAACCGATCTCAAGCTCCCGGGGATAGACGGCATGGACGTCCTGCGTGCGGTCCAGAAGCTGGCGCGGGATACGAGCGTTATCATCATTACCGCCTATGCGACCGTCGATACGGCTGTAGAGGCAATGAAAGAAGGAGCCGAGGATTATATAGCGAAGCCGTTCAACCTGGACGAGATACGGCTTATCGTGCGGAAGGTCCTCGACAAGAGGGCCCTTGTCGATGACAACCGCTTCTTAAGGAACCAGCTGAAGAAAAAATACAGCTTCGGCAATCTGGTGGGAAACAGCGAGGCCATGGTCGAGGTCTACAAGACCATAGAAAAGATAAAGGACTCCAGGGCAACCGTACTTATCCTGGGCGAGACGGGGACCGGAAAAGAACTCGTTGCGCGGGCAATTCACTTCAACAGCGTCAGGTCCGAGAAGCCCTTCCTGCCAGTCAACTGTGCGGCTCTGGCGGAAACGCTCCTGGAGAGCGAGCTTTTTGGGTACACAAAGGGCGCATTCACCGGAGCGACACGGGACAAGCAGGGTGTCTTTGAAGTGGCCCACGGCGGCACGGTATTCCTTGATGAGATCGGTGATATCAGCCTCCGTTTGCAGCAGATACTCCTCAGGGTGCTCGAGAATGGCGAGATACAGCCTGTTGGTTCCACACAGCGCAAGAAGGTCGACGTCCGCGTCGTCGCGGCCACGAACAGGAACCTGGAAGAGATGATAAAGGCAGGCGCCTTCAGGGCAGACCTGTACTATCGCCTTAACGTCATTACCCTGGATCTGCCCTCTTTGAGAGAAAAGAAAGAGGACATAGCCATGCTCGCCGGCCATTTTCTTAGGAAATATGCCGAAGAGAACCAGAGACCGATCCATGGCATATCCCGGGAAGCCCTGAATTTGTTCGATTGTTATGAATGGCCCGGTAATGTCAGAGAGCTTGAGAATGTTATAGAACGGGCGACGCTCCTCGAGACATCAGAAGAAATAACGGCAGAAAGCCTGCCCGAGAGTATACGTACCGCCCCGGAGCGGTCGTTCAGCAATCCCGATGAAGACCTGCAGACGCTCGAAGAAGTGGGCAGGTCATATATACAGGAGATTCTCGAGAAGACGGGCGGCAACAAGGCGCGGGCGTCGGAGATACTCGGCATTAACCGCACCTCCCTCTGGCGCATGATCCACAGGCTCAAGATCACGCAATAG